Proteins encoded together in one Dasypus novemcinctus isolate mDasNov1 chromosome 9, mDasNov1.1.hap2, whole genome shotgun sequence window:
- the SDF4 gene encoding 45 kDa calcium-binding protein, which yields MTGQASAPSLAPHRLCLLGILLLTDASARPANRSSAREERELLPPAHLNGVKLEADGHLNRDFHQEVFLGRDRAAFEEEAEPRRSRRKLMVIFSKVDVNVDRKISAKEMQRWIMEKTAEHFQEAVKENKLYFRTVDPDGDGRVSWDEYKVKFLASKGHDEGEVAEKIKNNEELKIDEETQEVLENLRDRWFQADNPPADLLLTEDEFLAFLHPEHSRGTLQFMVREIVRDLDQDGDRRLSLSEFVSLPAGTVENRLGQDVDDSWVRDRRKEFEELIDTNHDGLVTTEELEAYMDPMNEYNALSEAKQMIAIADENQNRHLEPEEVLKYSEFFTGSKLVDYARSVHEEF from the exons ATGACGGGGCAGGCGTCCGCCCCCAGCCTGGCTCCGCACCGCCTCTGCCTCCTGGGCATCCTGCTGCTGACCGACGCGTCCGCGCGCCCCGCCAACCGCTCGTCTGCGCGGGAGGAGCGCGAGCTGCTGCCCCCGGCCCACCTGAATGGGGTGAAGCTGGAGGCGGACGGGCACCTCAACAGGGACTTCCACCAGGAGGTGTTCCTGGGCAGGGACAGGGCCGCCTTCGAGGAGGAGGCCGAGCCGCGCAGGAGCCGGCGGAAGCTGATGGTCATCTTCTCCAA GGTGGACGTGAACGTGGACCGGAAGATCAGCGCCAAGGAGATGCAGCGGTGGATCATGGAGAAGACGGCCGAGCACTTCCAGGAGGCCGTGAAGGAGAACAAACTCTACTTCCGCACCGTGGACCCCGACGGCGACG GCCGCGTGTCGTGGGACGAGTATAAAGTGAAGTTTCTGGCAAGCAAAGGCCACGACGAAGGAGAGGTTGCTGAGAAGATAAAGAACAACGAGGAGCTGAAAATCGACGAGGAAA CACAGGAAGTCCTTGAGAACCTCCGGGACCGCTGGTTCCAGGCGGACAACCCGCCGGCCGACCTGCTGCTGACGGAGGACGAGTTCCTGGCCTTCCTGCACCCGGAGCACAGCCGCGGCACCCTGCAGTTCATGGTGCGGGAGATCGTGCGCGACCTGGACCAGGACGGCGACCGGCGGCTCTCGCTGTCCGAGTTCGTCTCGTTGCCCGCGGGCACCGTGGAGAACCGGCTGGGCCAGGACGTGGACGACAGCTGGGTGCGTGACCGCAGGAAGGAGTTTGAGGAGCTCATCGACACCAACCACGACGGGCTGGTCACCACGGAGGAGCTGGAG GCCTACATGGACCCCATGAACGAGTACAACGCGCTCAGCGAGGCCAAGCAGATGATCGCCATCGCCGACGAGAACCAGAACCGCCACCTGGAGCCCGAGGAGGTGCTCAAGTACAGCGAGTTCTTCACGGGCAGCAAGCTGGTGGACTACGCGCGCAGCGTGCACGAGGAGTTCTGA
- the TNFRSF4 gene encoding tumor necrosis factor receptor superfamily member 4 encodes MGPWGGSWRPRLLLGLLLGPAAGLLCSEDTYPHGNRCCRECQPGYGMERRCDRWRDTVCQLCPSGFYNEDVNYETCKPCTQCNARSGSEVQQACTSTRDTVCRCRPGTQTQDGYKHGVDCAPCPPGHFSPGRDEPCKPWTDCASVGKRTLRPASNSSDAICEDPSPPPKPAGSTQPATARPTSRRPTSPLPTSPQLSTAPTETPRGAALGLGLGLLAPTAAAAAALGLALCRRVWRPPRKPPGGSSFRTPIQEEHTDACSILTKI; translated from the exons ATGGGGCCCTGGGGGGGGTCCTGGCGGCCGCGCCTGCTGCTGGGGCTCCTGCTGGGCCCTGCAGCCGGCCTCCTGTGCTCGGAAGACACCTACCCCCATGGCAACAGGTGCTGCCGCGAATGCCAGCCAG GTTACGGGATGGAGAGGCGCTGCGACCGCTGGCGGGACACCGTGTGCCAGCTGTGTCCGTCTGGCTTCTACAACGAGGACGTCAACTACGAGACCTGCAAGCCCTGCACGCAGTGCAACGCGC gaAGCGGGAGCGAGGTCCAGCAGGCGTGCACGTCCACTCGGGACACCGTCTGCCGCTGCCGACCCGGCACCCAGACGCAGGACGGCTACAAGCACGGAGTGG ACTGCGCCCCGTGCCCGCCCGGACATTTCTCCCCAGGCAGGGACGAGCCCTGCAAGCCCTGGACGGA CTGCGCATCGGTGGGGAAACGGACCCTGCGGCCTGCCAGCAACAGCTCTGACGCCATCTGTGAggaccccagccccccacccaaGCCGGCCGGGAGCACGCAGCCCGCAACCGCCCGGCCCACCTCCCGGCGGCCCACCTCCCCGCTGCCCACCTCCCCGCAGCTCTCCACAGCCCCCACAGAGACCCCCAGGG GCGCCGcgctgggcctgggcctgggcctgcTGGCtcccaccgccgccgccgccgccgccctggGCCTGGCCCTGTGCCGCAGGGTCTGGAGGCCACCCCGCAAGCCCCCAG GGGGAAGCAGCTTCCGGACCCCCATCCAAGAGGAGCATACCGACGCGTGCTCCATCCTGACCAAGATCTGA
- the TNFRSF18 gene encoding tumor necrosis factor receptor superfamily member 18 isoform X1, with amino-acid sequence MGALVACCGLALLCVLGLGQQPSREPPCGLGRALRGTGLEVRCCSSCVAEKRGCPEPDCTCATPEYHCADPQCSSCKHHTCLPGQRVQPQGRFVFGFECIDCAPGTFSGGHDGHCKPWTEAWACVLSCSRLGLPTVFPGNMTHDATCTQDPPAAPRRPLTAVLLAVAVCVLVLVSVQLSLHVWQLKRWRVPPGRLCPGWGSGAPGLPSSRSPPMEPHPPLPSPPAEDACSCQFPEEERGERTAEEKGRLGDLWV; translated from the exons ATGGGCGCCCTGGTGGCCTGCTGCGGGCTCGCGCTGCTCTGCGTGCTGGGCCTGGGGCAGCAGCCCTCCCGGGAGCCGCCCTGCGGCCTGGGCCGTGCGCTGCGAGGGACGGGGTTGGAAGTGCGCTGCTGCAGCTCCTGCGTCGCGG AGAAGAGGGGCTGCCCAGAGCCAGACTGCACGTGTGCCACGCCCGAGTACCACTGTGCAGACCCCCAGTGCAGCAGCTGCAAGCACCACACCTGCCTGCCAGGCCAGCGGGTGCAGCCGCAAG GAAGATTCGTCTTTGGCTTTGAGTGTATCGACTGCGCCCCTGGGACGTTCTCAGGCGGCCACGACGGCCACTGCAAGCCCTGGACAGA GGCCTGGGCCTGTGTCCTCAGCTGCTCCCGGCTCGGGCTGCCCACTGTCTTCCCTGGGAACATGACGCACGACGCCACGTGCACCCAGGACCCCCCCGCTGCGCCACGCCGGCCGCTGACCGCCGTCCTCCTCGCCGTGGCCGTCTGCGTCCTCGTCCTGGTCTCCGTCCAGCTCAGCCTGCACGTCTGGCAGCTGAAGAGGTGGCGCGTGCCCCCAGGTCGGTTGTGCCCTGGTTGGGGGTCCGGGGCCCCTGGCCTGCCCTCTTCCCGCAGCCCCCCCATGGAGCCCCACCCACCTCTGCCGTCGCCCCCGGCCGAGGACGCCTGCAGCTGCCAGTTTCCAGAGGAGGAGCGTGGAGAGCGGACGGCAGAGGAGAAGGGCCGGCTCGGGGACTTGTGGGTGTGA
- the TNFRSF18 gene encoding tumor necrosis factor receptor superfamily member 18 isoform X2: MGALVACCGLALLCVLGLGQQPSREPPCGLGRALRGTGLEVRCCSSCVAEKRGCPEPDCTCATPEYHCADPQCSSCKHHTCLPGQRVQPQGRFVFGFECIDCAPGTFSGGHDGHCKPWTDCSRLGLPTVFPGNMTHDATCTQDPPAAPRRPLTAVLLAVAVCVLVLVSVQLSLHVWQLKRWRVPPGRLCPGWGSGAPGLPSSRSPPMEPHPPLPSPPAEDACSCQFPEEERGERTAEEKGRLGDLWV; the protein is encoded by the exons ATGGGCGCCCTGGTGGCCTGCTGCGGGCTCGCGCTGCTCTGCGTGCTGGGCCTGGGGCAGCAGCCCTCCCGGGAGCCGCCCTGCGGCCTGGGCCGTGCGCTGCGAGGGACGGGGTTGGAAGTGCGCTGCTGCAGCTCCTGCGTCGCGG AGAAGAGGGGCTGCCCAGAGCCAGACTGCACGTGTGCCACGCCCGAGTACCACTGTGCAGACCCCCAGTGCAGCAGCTGCAAGCACCACACCTGCCTGCCAGGCCAGCGGGTGCAGCCGCAAG GAAGATTCGTCTTTGGCTTTGAGTGTATCGACTGCGCCCCTGGGACGTTCTCAGGCGGCCACGACGGCCACTGCAAGCCCTGGACAGA CTGCTCCCGGCTCGGGCTGCCCACTGTCTTCCCTGGGAACATGACGCACGACGCCACGTGCACCCAGGACCCCCCCGCTGCGCCACGCCGGCCGCTGACCGCCGTCCTCCTCGCCGTGGCCGTCTGCGTCCTCGTCCTGGTCTCCGTCCAGCTCAGCCTGCACGTCTGGCAGCTGAAGAGGTGGCGCGTGCCCCCAGGTCGGTTGTGCCCTGGTTGGGGGTCCGGGGCCCCTGGCCTGCCCTCTTCCCGCAGCCCCCCCATGGAGCCCCACCCACCTCTGCCGTCGCCCCCGGCCGAGGACGCCTGCAGCTGCCAGTTTCCAGAGGAGGAGCGTGGAGAGCGGACGGCAGAGGAGAAGGGCCGGCTCGGGGACTTGTGGGTGTGA